A window from Bufo bufo chromosome 1, aBufBuf1.1, whole genome shotgun sequence encodes these proteins:
- the LOC121007285 gene encoding potassium voltage-gated channel subfamily A member 2-like, giving the protein MTVVSGENVDETLVSLSAMGQEGYDPERATQDCCERVVINISGLRFETQLRTLAQFPQTLLGDPRKRMRFFDPLRNEYFFDRNRPCFDAILYYYQSGGRLRRPVNVPVDIFLEEIKFYELGEEVIEIFRDDEGFIKEEERPLPDNDFQRQVWLLFEYPESSGPARGIAIVSVLIILISIVIFCLETLPEFREESRMSGERLLVNGTHATKDSPFTDPFFLIETLCIIWFSFELLVRFFACPSKPAFFKNMMNVIDIVAIIPYFITLGTELAEQQGSNGQQAMSLAILRVIRLVRVFRIFKLSRHSKGLQILGKTLQASMRELGLLIFFLFIGVILFSSAVYFAETDDPESLFTSIPDAFWWAVVSMTTVGYGDMYPLTIGGKIVGSLCAIAGVLTIALPVPVIVSNFNYFYHRETDHEEHSQYTHVTCGQQPSSYGDLKKSESKQSFNKSDYMESEDMDDAKYSHFTTNQHYGEPKKLTEV; this is encoded by the coding sequence ATGACTGTAGTGTCTGGGGAGAATGTGGATGAGACCTTGGTGTCCCTCAGTGCTATGGGGCAAGAGGGCTATGACCCTGAAAGGGCAACCCAGGACTGCTGTGAGAGGGTGGTCATAAATATCTCAGGGCTTCGCTTTGAGACCCAACTGAGAACTCTTGCCCAGTTCCCCCAAACCTTACTAGGCGACCCCAGGAAGAGAATGCGCTTCTTCGATCCTCTAAGGAATGAGTATTTCTTTGATCGCAACCGACCATGTTTTGATGCGATCTTGTATTACTATCAGTCTGGGGGAAGGCTTCGTAGACCTGTCAATGTCCCGGTTGACATCTTCTTGGAGGAGATTAAATTTTATGAACTGGGAGAGGAGGTGATCGAGATCTTTCGGGATGATGAAGGATTCATAAAGGAAGAGGAGCGACCATTGCCTGACAATGACTTTCAAAGACAGGTCTGGCTACTTTTTGAGTATCCTGAGAGTTCCGGACCTGCCAGGGGCATCGCAATTGTTTCAGTCCTCATCATTCTTATCTCCATAGTCATTTTCTGCTTGGAGACACTTCCAGAGTTCAGGGAAGAATCGAGGATGTCGGGTGAACGTCTCTTGGTAAATGGAACCCATGCCACGAAGGACAGTCCCTTCACCGACCCTTTCTTCCTCATTGAGACCCTGTGCATCATCTGGTTCTCCTTTGAACTTTTGGTCAGGTTCTTCGCCTGTCCTAGCAAGCCAGCTTTTTTCAAGAACATGATGAATGTCATTGACATTGTGGCTATCATACCTTATTTCATCACCTTAGGGACCGAGTTGGCTGAGCAGCAAGGTAGCAACGGACAGCAGGCCATGTCCTTGGCTATTCTGAGGGTCATCCGCTTGGTGAGGGTATTCAGGATATTCAAGCTCTCCAGACATTCTAAAGGTCTTCAGATCTTAGGGAAGACATTGCAAGCCAGTATGAGGGAATTAGGTCTTCTAATTTTCTTCCTTTTCATTGGCGTCATCTTGTTTTCTAGTGCAGTGTATTTTGCAGAGACTGATGACCCTGAGTCTTTATTTACCAGCATTCCGGATGCTTTCTGGTGGGCAGTAGTGTCCATGACAACTGTTGGGTATGGTGATATGTACCCTCTGACCATTGGTGGAAAAATAGTGGGTTCTCTCTGTGCCATAGCTGGTGTATTAACTATTGCACTCCCAGTTCCTGTTATTGTCTCCAATTTTAACTACTTTTACCATAGAGAGACTGACCACGAAGAGCATTCTCAGTACACCCATGTCACCTGTGGACAACAGCCCTCTTCTTATGGAGACCTGAAAAAGAGTGAAAGCAAACAATCATTCAACAAATCTGATTATATGGAATCAGAAGACATGGATGATGCCAAATACTCTCACTTCACCACCAACCAACATTATGGAGAACCCAAAAAGTTAACAGAGGTATGA